Genomic window (Terriglobales bacterium):
TATGATTGCGGTTCGCTGCGGCTTGCCTGCTGTTCGTACCACTGCAGAAATTTCCTGAACGCCTTCCCCCGGTGGCTGACTTTAGCCTTCTCCTCGGCTGAGAGTTCAGCGAAGGTCTTGCCCAATTCCACAAAATAAAACAGCGGATCGTAGCCAAACCCGCCCGAGCCGCGCAGCGCATGTAAGATCACACCCTCCGCCTCTCCTCGAAAAGTTGTCAGGGTAGAGCCATCGCGCGCTGCCGCAATCACGCAGACGAATCGTGCCTGGCGTTGGGCATCCGGTACAGGCGCCAACTCACGCAATAATCGGGCATTGTTCGCGGCATCGCTGCTATTTTCATCATTTTCACCGGCGGCGTACCGCGCCGAGCGCACACCGGGAGCACCTCCCAGCGCATCAACCTCGAGTCCAGAGTCATCCGCCAACACGATTTCTCGTGGAACAAGGCGGCTGTAGTGTTCGGCTTTCTTGCAGGCATTGGCCTGGAATGTGGTCCCATCTTCGACCACTTGGGGCAACGAGTCGAGACCGGGGACGGGTTGCACCTCGACACCATGCTCGGCAGCCGCCGCCGCAAAGTCGCGCAGCTTGCCGCAATTGGATGTAGCGATGAGAATGGGCTTACCTGTCGCCAAGAACTGATCATAATCGAACGCTGACTAAACAATTCGACTGCTCGCCGGAGACAGAATGCCCTTAACACCGTCTAATAGAACGCAACTCCGCGGAATTAGCAGGGTTGAAATTCGAAGGAGGAGAACATTATGTATCTGAAGTCGTTTATCCGCATGCTCCTGGCAATTGGGCTTCTCGCCCCCGCAATGGTATTGGCCCAAGAGGCCCCAGCTGAGAATTCCGAGTCTAACAACGCCCAAGCCATGCAGCATGAACATGGTGAAGGAAACTGCTTTAAGCAGGCTGGCATTTCCCAATCCACCATGGAACAGATCAAAGACCTGCACCAGAAAATGCATCAACAGGCGGTTGATGTCTGTCAGAACACCTCTCTTAGCGCGGACCAAAAGCGCGAGCAGCTTAAACAGCTCCACGAGCAGACCCACTCACAGACTATGTCGTTGTTGAGTCCTGAACAGCAGCAGAAAATCAAGCAGTGTCACGGCGGGAAAATGGAAGAACACGAAGGGAGAATGGCTGGCAAAGGGCATGGCATGCACGGTGATCCATGCGCCCACATCCTGGCCCATAAAGACAAAGACAAGGACCACGACCAGAAATAATCTCTAGACCTTAGGTGACCTTAACCGGCCTCCTATAGGGAGGCCGTTCCCTTTTACGGTCGAAAGTAACCAATCTAGTCAGCGTTTTGCGGGTTTGTTCTTCCTCTGATTCGCATACAATTAAGAGAGCTGCAGGTGGCCCAAGAGCGGGAACTCTGCATCTAAACCCCTGACGCTATCCAAGGAAGCAGCATGAATAAATTAGTGTTATGTGTGGCGCTGTTGAGTGCCACGGTTATTGGCGAGTCGAATGCTTGGGGCGCAGCCATGGGCTCCTCCACCCAGTCTGTGATCCCTGGCGAGGTGCAGCAGATCATTTCGGTTGACTATCGTGTCTTGCGCAATTCGCCTACAGCGCAAGCTCTCAAAGATCAGGTCCTTCCGCAGAACCTCAAACAGTTTGAAAGCTCGCTCAGAACCGTGGGCATCTACCCGGAGAAACAGTTGGAGAAGCTCACCTTTGCCTCGTTCCGCAGCGGAAAACAAGGCTTGAAGATGGTGGGCATCGCTGAAGGCCAGTTCACCGAGCGTGCGGTGCTGAAGAAATTCCGGCTGAAGAAAATCCGCCCCACAATGTACAACAGTTCTTCTCTGTATCCCATGGGTGAGGGCATGACCATGAGTTTCCTTGACCCCTCGACGTTGCTTTTCGGCGATAGCGTTGCTGTAAAGCAGGCCCTGGACTCGCGCGACGGTAATATCCCCAACCTGCAGAGCAATTCCGAAGTTGCGGACCTGATCGGGGGAGTTGAGTCAGAGCCGGTGTGGAGCGTGCTGGATTCCGCCGGTACGCAGACGATGATGCGATCCGCGCTCGGTCAGGCCGCACAACTGGCTGATTACAATGCGGTGAAGAAACGTCTCCTCGGTTCCCGCTACGTGATGAATTTTTCCAGCGGCGTGAACTTCGACCTCGACGTGCTTACTTCCGACTCCATGATGGCATCGACTCTCGCCAACGTCGTAAAGGCGGGCATGATGTACAGGAAAATGGGCGCCACCCCTACCGAGAAGCTGGCCATTGACAGTATGACGGTGGATTCCGACAGCTCCACCCTCAAGTTGCATTTCCGGACTGACGACAATCGCTTCCAGTCACTCCTGCATTCTGATTTGTTCGCCGCTGTATCGCGATAAAACCTACTAACTAAAAAGGACGGCCTGCAAGGGCCGTCCTTTCTGCTTGCCTGTTTCCGCTGCCGAAGGCTTACGCTGCCTTGTCGCGGATCGCACTCCGCACCTGGTTGCGGGTATCGTTATCAAAGTTTGTGAGGTTGTGTTTTTCACGTCCGTGACGCTCGATCTGAGGCATCAATTCGTCTTCCGACCGTCCGCTTACCTGCCAGTTGCATTCTTTATGTCCCAGGTCTGCGCAGCGAAACGACTTCTGGTTGCTCGTGCTCTCTTGTGCCATAAAAATACCTCCGGGTTTGAATTCCCTGTAATTGTCGCGTAAATCCAGAGCCGATTGGGCCGAAATCGAAAGCTGCTGCCTTCAGGTTAAAAACACGTCAACGGCGGGAGTTAAGGGCGCAGTGGGGGTACGAACTTCAGTGCTTCTCGCCGGCTGCACGGGACTTGCGGCGCTCCCGGACCCAGCCCGGCTTGGTGACCTGGCGCGCACGGCCGATAGCGAGAGCTTCGTCCGGAACATCGTCTGTGACACATGAAGCTGCGCCCACGTAAGCGCCTTTTCCGATTTTTACCGGCGCCACCAGCGTGGCGTCGCTGCCAATGAAAGCACCGTCTTCGATGATGGTTTCGTGTTTGTGCACGCCATCGTAGTTGCAGGTGATGGTGCCCGCACCTACGTTCACCCCATCACCAATTTGTGCGTCGCCCAAATAGGTGAGATGGTTGGCCTTCGAACCTTTGCCTAACCTGACTTTTTTTGTCTCTACAAAGTTTCCGACGTGCGCTCCCTCGCCAATTTCGCTGGCTGGCCGGAGATGAGAGTACGGGCCGATAATCGCGCTCGCCCCCACTCGAGCCTCGTCCATGATGCTTCCCGGACGGACCAGCACACGGTCACCAACTTCGGAGTTGTTGATCACGCTATACGAGCGGATCCGCGATTCTTCTCCAATGCGCGTCTTGCCGAGCAATTGGACGAAAGGCTCGATTATCGTGTCCGCTCCCACCGTCACGTCAGAATCAATGATGCAGGTCTCAGGGCGATAAATGGTCACACCCTCTACCATCAGCTCGATGCACTTACGACGCCGCAGCTCGGCATCTACATCGCTCAAGTAAACCCGGGTGTTGCAGCCCAGCACTTCGTGCGCATCCTCGGTTTTGACGGAGACTACTTTCTGCTTTGCCTGGGCGAGGATGGCGGCCATATCTGTGAGGTAGTACTCACGGTGGGCATTGTTGGTACTGAGCAAGCCGATATGCTGGAAGAGAGGCTTTACAGCAAACGCGTAGAACCCGGCATTGATTTCCTTGAGAGATTTCTGCTTCGCCTTAAGGGCTTTTTCCTCGACGATTGCTTGAACCTGCTTGCTTCCTTGCTTATAAATTATGCGGCCGTAGCCATACGGACGGTCCAATACCGCTGTCAAAATAGTCATCGCGGCGCGCTCTTGCAGATGCTGATCACGCAGTTTTTTGATGGTTGCTGCGGAAATCAGAGGCGCATCGCCGGAAAGTACGATTACATGGTCGTACCCGGCAAGCGCGCTCTTTGAAACTATCAACGCGTGACCGGTGCCACGTTGTTCGGCCTGCAAGATGAATCCGATGCCGCTGCCCTGCATGGCTTGCTTTACCCGCTCAGCTTCGTGTCCCACGATGGCGTAAACGTCTTTCGCGGGCACAACTTTGGTAGCAGCAGTCACCACGTGCGCCAGCAACGGCTTGCCGCCAACCTCATGCAGCACCTTCGGGTGTCGTGACTTGAGTCGCGTACCTTTGCCCGCCGCCATGATGACCACAGCAAAGGTGGCCGAGTGCGAACGGTCGGCAGCTCCTGTAGTGCTTCTCTTGAGCGATTTCGGCATTGCTGGGTTCAATATATCGTAAGTGCTTTGTAGCGATACCCCGGTTCGTGCGTGGGCCCAGGCGCCCTCGCCTGGCTGGGGAACCATAAACCACGTGGGCACAGGCGCCCCCGCCTGGCTGGGGAACCATAAATCACGTGGGCACAGGCGCCCTCGCCTGTGCGGCCGAGCGCCAGCTCGGCAAGGTAGGGATCTCTCACTCCGTTTGTCGTCGTCAGAAATATTGTGCTGAGCTTCGCTCAGCCGCCCAGCCGAGGGCGGCTGGGCCTACGCAAGCTGATTTCATGGGAGCTTCTCCTCAACTACCTGTTGAGGGACTCACGTGGGCACGGGCGCCCCCGCCTGGCTGGGGAACCATAAATCACGTGGGCACAGGCGCCCCCGCCTGTGCGGGCGAGCGCCAGCTCGGCAAGGTAGGGATTTCTCACTCCGTTTGTCGTCGTCAGAAATACTGTGCTGAGCTTCGCTCAGCTGCCCAGCCGAGGGCGGCTGGGCCTACGCAAGCTGATTTCGTGGGATCTTCTCCTCTGTGCTACTGAACGCATACGCTGCCGTAGGTACCGGACGAAAGTAGCCCGCCGCTTGAGCTATCCCAGTTATCGCGGACTCACTACGAGGCCGGCGCTGCCGTAGCGGTCTCGCTGGGTTTCAGGGCAAGTCTCAACAGGTCTTGTGTCACCCGCTCCGAGGCATGACGGGCGACACCGTCGGACTCTTCGAGGTAATCGCCCAGAATGACCTTTACTCCTTCAGCCTCCACTCTCTCCACATCGCATTCGATCTGGCAGGCACGCTCCTTGGCATAGTTGGCAGCTACATCAGCAGAGACTTGTGTCTGGTTGATCAGGGCGTAGTCAAAGATTCGAGCGTGGGCGTGGCTATGAAGTATACGAACGTGGTCCGCGGCAGTTAGGTCGAGACTCTCGTTGGCTTGCGTCATCAAATTGCAAATGAAAATCTTCACCGCGGCAGAAGCCGATACTGCCTCCGGAATCCCATGCACCAGCAGGTTGGGCACAAGGCTGGTGAAAAGGGAACCCGGACCTATGGTGATCAAATCAGCGGTGGCGATTGCTTCGAGCGTTTGTGGCAGGGGGCGCGCATCCGCAGGCAGGAGCTGGACCTCGACGATCCGCCCGGTGCTGGCGGTAATCTTGGTCTCGCCCAGCACTCTTCGTCCATCGGCCATGACGGCTTCGAGTTGCACGTCAGAG
Coding sequences:
- the yvcK gene encoding uridine diphosphate-N-acetylglucosamine-binding protein YvcK; this encodes MTPNPSDPAQPVSRGRGLRVVAMGGGTGLSRLLKGLKRHVSDDQHAAIAELCAVVTVSDDGGSSGRLRKEFNVLPPGDIRNCIAALSEDEALLSRLFQHRFQAGSGLNGHSFGNLFLTALTEVTGDFAEAVKRSSEILATRGHIYPATTSDVQLEAVMADGRRVLGETKITASTGRIVEVQLLPADARPLPQTLEAIATADLITIGPGSLFTSLVPNLLVHGIPEAVSASAAVKIFICNLMTQANESLDLTAADHVRILHSHAHARIFDYALINQTQVSADVAANYAKERACQIECDVERVEAEGVKVILGDYLEESDGVARHASERVTQDLLRLALKPSETATAAPAS
- the rdgB gene encoding RdgB/HAM1 family non-canonical purine NTP pyrophosphatase, whose translation is MATGKPILIATSNCGKLRDFAAAAAEHGVEVQPVPGLDSLPQVVEDGTTFQANACKKAEHYSRLVPREIVLADDSGLEVDALGGAPGVRSARYAAGENDENSSDAANNARLLRELAPVPDAQRQARFVCVIAAARDGSTLTTFRGEAEGVILHALRGSGGFGYDPLFYFVELGKTFAELSAEEKAKVSHRGKAFRKFLQWYEQQASRSEPQS
- a CDS encoding DUF1059 domain-containing protein, whose amino-acid sequence is MAQESTSNQKSFRCADLGHKECNWQVSGRSEDELMPQIERHGREKHNLTNFDNDTRNQVRSAIRDKAA
- the glmU gene encoding bifunctional UDP-N-acetylglucosamine diphosphorylase/glucosamine-1-phosphate N-acetyltransferase GlmU, translating into MPKSLKRSTTGAADRSHSATFAVVIMAAGKGTRLKSRHPKVLHEVGGKPLLAHVVTAATKVVPAKDVYAIVGHEAERVKQAMQGSGIGFILQAEQRGTGHALIVSKSALAGYDHVIVLSGDAPLISAATIKKLRDQHLQERAAMTILTAVLDRPYGYGRIIYKQGSKQVQAIVEEKALKAKQKSLKEINAGFYAFAVKPLFQHIGLLSTNNAHREYYLTDMAAILAQAKQKVVSVKTEDAHEVLGCNTRVYLSDVDAELRRRKCIELMVEGVTIYRPETCIIDSDVTVGADTIIEPFVQLLGKTRIGEESRIRSYSVINNSEVGDRVLVRPGSIMDEARVGASAIIGPYSHLRPASEIGEGAHVGNFVETKKVRLGKGSKANHLTYLGDAQIGDGVNVGAGTITCNYDGVHKHETIIEDGAFIGSDATLVAPVKIGKGAYVGAASCVTDDVPDEALAIGRARQVTKPGWVRERRKSRAAGEKH